The following DNA comes from Salvelinus sp. IW2-2015 linkage group LG1, ASM291031v2, whole genome shotgun sequence.
CACCACTACGACAAATAATTTTATTTGTAATCTTCCATAAAAGCTTTGTGATCTAAATAACAACAGCAATAGATCATTCTACAGTCATCCCACTGGCCCGAGTCCCTTCCCTGTACAGTCAATGTTCTGTGGGttaactgtaaaaacaccagcctcTTTCCTGGGACTAATTGACTCCTAACCTGCAGAGGCCTTCAGTACCACAACTATTTACCATTAACCTCTGGCCAGCCTCAGGGTCAGCCTACTCCATCTATCTACTCTACAGTATCTATCCCTGGAAACAGGTCATGTAAACGTCAAGCCAACGATAGGGTGGAGAGGGTTGGGTTGGTTGTTGCGGACTCAAGGGTACCAGGCGGGTTGAGCACAATCACGTCAGGTACTGTACAAACATCTCCCACTGCAACACCCTCCCCCTATAAGACTGTAAACTGGATCTCGGTGTCAAAAACACATTGATTGAGCGGGGTGGTTATCAATGAACACACAGTGCTACGCTTGCTGGTCTGTGGCATTGGTGTAAGATGACATCTTATCTCATGTCCAGCGAGCTGTGTTCTGGCGGATTCTCTTACGGTGCTGTATTGCTTTTAGAAATCTCAGTCACGTTTTTAGTTGAGGCGTAAAAGTCAATGTTTCATCAATGTCACCGGtcagcgtttttttttttacataaaaaaattacCCAAAGATAAGAGcaacaaaatgacacaatactgtatagagctcgccagcttgtagtcttAAAACCCGGAAATAAGTTACCTTATTTCCGGGTTACCTTATATGGTTCGTTCATCCATCCCGATGGGAAAAGTGAATGGGGAAAGAGTTTTGGAACAAATACCGAAtgagataatagcagtcagttaacatgacctttacgAATTATGAAGCTTTTATGTGATTTATGTGTTTTTTATAACAACTTAAaatcttcaaaattcacaaagtggcgttagctgatgaagattctcATAGAagaaaatgtataagatctcctaagctaGTGTTTccacacagaccttattttcggcgtttatccaaAACCCCTACAAAAACGCCATTCATTTTCCTCATcggctttgtccaacgaaccatggcggagttagtgcctacaaaaagatgccattactatttctctctattgtGTTTTAGAAAACTGTTTTTCAAACCCTATGAGCATGAGACAGCCAGacatggtgcagacacacacacacacatacctctcctctctcacacaggcTCACAGATTGTAACAGACACACACTTGCAGTGTGTTACAGTATTCAGTTAGTAAGAAGGTcatgcactgacacacacacacacaaagctattGTCCGTGGTGCTTTATAGTGGAaaacacgcatgtacacacacacacacacacacacagaccctatACAGTAGTGACAGTCAGTAGTGAGCTGGGACAGAGGGACATCTCGTCTCGGGTACCCAGCCTCGTCCCGTGAGTCAGCAGCTCCTCCACCGTCGTCCAATCATCAAACAGCTTCCTGTTCTGCAGACGACTCAACTTCCTTTGGCTGAGCTCCAGCACCGTGTTGCACCGGCCATCTCCCAAAGACCCTCCCCCTCCAGACATAGCCTCTTCCTCTTGAAtaactcctctccctcctcctcccatagCGCCTCCTCTTGTGTTGACGCCTGCCTCTCTCAGAGAACCTGATCCTCCATTGGCTCCTGGCCTTGTGTAAGCCTGTTGCCCTCGGgcctgctgttgttgctgcttctGCTCACGGGCCAGTAGGAGGTGCTCCCGTCTCTCTGTGCGGCTCCAGTACCTCCCCCTCATCACCTCCTGACTCTCCTCATCCGTACTCATCCCGCTGCGCTCGTCCGCTAGCTGCGACGCCCGGTCGCGAAGAATCTGGTTCCTCACAGCTCTCGGGTTAGGATGGTTGGAGTTAGTGTTGGgggtagggttggggttaggattGGGGCACTTCCTGGACCCTCCACCGACCCCAGCCCCGACCCCAGTGTGGCCCTCAAGAGTGCTGTAGAGGCCCCCACCACCCCCTGACCCCTGGTGGGACAGCCGATTGGCCGGTTTAGGCCATGTCTCATGGATGTCCATGGATGTCTGGGGAGGGTGGCTGAGGGTGCTGAAGCGGtgcacctctctttctctttgtctttcccgctctctttctttctctcgttctctttctcgctccctttctctttctcgctccctttctctttctcgctctctttctctttcttgctGTCTTTCACGCTCCCTTTCatgctccctttctctttctctctcttgctccctctcccgCACTGGTATCTCTGACATAAAGCTCCTCTCCTGCTGCTGCCTCCTGTCGTTAACCAGCTGATCACGACCTCCACTATTGTCGCAGTAATGTCCCCTTGGTAAGGGCACAGCTCCTCTGTGTTCCCCCAGAGAGATTGCATGTTGCTGTGGTGAGAGGGCCAATCCTGCTGGGTGTGTGAGGACCAGTTCTGATTCTCCCTCTTCAGGCAGGCCCAGCTCCAGGCCTCTAGGTGGCGCTACCCCACAATGCTGCAGGGTGGCATAGGAGGGGGATGACGGGTGACTGGCCCGTCTGACACGCTCCTGGGGTGGGCCACGGTGGTGCAGGGTTCTACTTCTCCGCAGCTGCCCCATTGAACTGGAGCCCTGGTGCTGCAGTGGAGGTGGCGGCCTGCGGTGGCCGGAGGGGGTACTGCAAGTGGAGAGGACAGGCGCATGGGCAGAGAGGGGCGCAGGGGCGTGGTGAGGGTTGAATAGGGACCCGCTACTTGAGCTGTGTCTGCTCAGACAGGGACGATCCGCCTTCCGGAACTGGACGGACGACACCCTGAAGATACAGAGGGCAACAGGAGTTATAAATGCGATGAAACAATGGTGAACAACATGCATTATCATCGTTCAACACTGGACTGAGGATACTTTGAAGATGGATGGCTATGGATCACGTTATAATGGAAAACTATGACAATCATAATGATCATTGTCTGGTGATGAACCCCTACCTGAAGAGTCCGTGGGGTGGAGGGCCCATGGATGGAGCGGCCAGGCCAGGCATGGAGCAGGAGGGCTGGGGCTGCATGGTCAGTGCCTCAGGGATGGCTTCAAGCAGCTCTCTGTGGTTCTTCTGGCAGCTGTCGCGGCGTTCCCGCTCGCACACCTCCCTCTGGTGGTGGAGACGAGCTTTGTACAGGCACATGCGCTTCTCTAACAGCCTCTGGAAGCGGCGGAACTCTCCCGTGCTCACGCTGTAGAACCCTGAGTCACTCAGCTCAGACGAGATGAAGGACTCAGATGATggagaccctccacctccaccccctcctccactGACCGCCAGGCCCCCTCCCCTGGGGTGACATTCCTCCAGAcccccctcctctgtctccagGCCAGAGAGGTCTCCCTGGTGCAGGCTACCGTCGGTCCAGCCCAGGCCACTGTCCAGCTCATGGTGGAGAGGTAGGTAGCCCAGAGGTTTCTCCAACATATAGTCCTCATCCTCagtctgaaggagagagaggagaaaggttaGCGAtagcacacagtcacacacacagtatgcagCTATACAGCACATACAACACAGACAtgaacacccacccacacacacgcaagcacacacacacacacacacacacacacacatataccacacACTGGCTGTGGTAACTGCTGGGCTCTTCTATGTTGTTGCAGCAGCCAATCAGACAGCTCTGATCCCTCGGAACATGACTGGCCAGCTCCAGGtccttagagagagaggggggatgagagagtgagaaagcgAGCGGTTATCAAATGTGAAACTAACTATTGAATAATGTGTGCTTACATGAATAAACAAGCATCTGATTTTTTTGAAAATGCTAAATTAGAGAAATTGGTTATGTAATTTCCATGTtcaaatataattgtatggaGCGAACAAGCCTCTCAAAAAATGCCCCCTAAATATCCCTTGTTATCAAAAGTCCTGATTATTAAGTATGGGCGTTAATGCAAAGTCAATTACATGCTGTAGTTTGCAATACAGATTTACTGCACTGAACTGTAGGTTGTGTCTGGCAGCAGTATCTGCGTCAGTGTGTGCTGTAGAAACAACGAGCATGTTtgtagatgggagagaggagtgtgttttTCTCCTCTGTATCCTAAGCTGAGCATACTTCCATTCTCCAAGGGATTTCATTAGGCGCAGCTCACATTCCGCCGCTGAACACGTGAGCGCTGTTTTATTGATTGTGAGCGTGTGCGTTTTTCGTTGAGTGTGTTTGGGTATATtactgtatgtggtgtgtttgtatgtgcttGATGCCAAACGTTTCGATGATTTAGATGTAAATAAGATCAGGTTTTTGATTTGGTTATTCTTTCTATTTATGCAGCGGCAAAGCACACTGACTGTTTGTGCCTGAGCAatcctgcttgtgtgtgtgtgcgcacgtgtgtttATAGTTTCCATCTCAGGTCCCTAATGTTTGTCGCAGCATGAATAATTCCAGACTGGGTTGGCTGAGGGAAGCTGCTCCATTTTTGAAAAAATGCATCGCTGTAGCCCTGATCTACACTATGGTACATAGTCAGCCGTCTGGAAATAAaagggccttttttttttttttttttatgcgtcAAAGCCTTGATCAGCGAACTCGAAGGGTGCGTTTCCTTCAAGAGGGATAGCAATATGGACTTAGACGGCTGGAATTGCTTCTTTTTGCATGTTGGCCCTGATTGATGCAATTCATTGGAAGAGCTGGGGCCCTATTCAAAACAAAAGGCTATCCCGATGTTTACGggttttcaccccccccccccacacacacacacacaccctggagaAGTAAGCTCTGAACCTCCCCTAGTTCGGTATCTGTTTTTCCCTATATGTATCCCCAAGTGCAGTCCCCTGTTCAAAGAGCGCTGTGTACACTCTCACCTCCAGATCCATACAACCCACTACTAAACCCACGAGCTTCCCACTAGTCCCGGGGTCGTTTTCTTCAATAGATAGTATCCTCTCAAGGGACTTGcagaacaacacagacacagacagtattCTGTAGGTCTAGCTCCTTTAATCACATGTACTGTACCATACAGTACAATGGGCTAATTATCTTGGCTAATTATAATCACCCGTCTACAACACAGGAAGTTATACCAGTCACAATAATGAGTGGGGTGCAGGATTTAACACCGCTGATTGATTGTCTCTACTACAGGTACTGAGTGATGAATGGTGGTCCAATCACAGACAGAGTACCCACGTACCGTAGTCTTAATTATAGGGTATGGCATTGGCTGACAACAACGTGATTATTGTTCatacaaaaccaaaggaaaagcTTTATGATATTATGCGTGGCATCCTACTACTAGGTGACAGTTTGTCaaagtgtctgtgtgagtgtgtgtttcaagttttaCATGCTTGACTTTCAAACTCTACAAAACAgggcagtaatcaatatcaaaatcGTATGACTAATgaaacacctacagtaccagtcaaaagtttggacacacctactcattccagggtttttctttatttttactattttctacattgtagaataatagttaagacattaaaactataaaataacacatatggaatcgtgtagtaaccaaaaaagtgttgaacaaaaaCTATTGGCCATGTCTCAATCGATTctcaaagagtgtgcaaagctgtcgtcaaggcaaaggttggctacttcaaagaatctcaaatataacatacattttggtttgtttaatacttttttggttactacatgattccatatgtgttatttcatagttttgaaataagaaataagagaggaagctatatatacagggtcagttacagTACCACATTTACAatatgcagggatactggagtatttgaggtagatatgtacagataTGTAGgcgtgagctgtgtgtgtgtgtgtgtgtgtgtgtgtgtgtgtgtgtgtgtgtgtgtgtgtgtgtg
Coding sequences within:
- the LOC139027671 gene encoding uncharacterized protein, producing MLEKPLGYLPLHHELDSGLGWTDGSLHQGDLSGLETEEGGLEECHPRGGGLAVSGGGGGGGGSPSSESFISSELSDSGFYSVSTGEFRRFQRLLEKRMCLYKARLHHQREVCERERRDSCQKNHRELLEAIPEALTMQPQPSCSMPGLAAPSMGPPPHGLFRVSSVQFRKADRPCLSRHSSSSGSLFNPHHAPAPLSAHAPVLSTCSTPSGHRRPPPPLQHQGSSSMGQLRRSRTLHHRGPPQERVRRASHPSSPSYATLQHCGVAPPRGLELGLPEEGESELVLTHPAGLALSPQQHAISLGEHRGAVPLPRGHYCDNSGGRDQLVNDRRQQQERSFMSEIPVREREQEREREREHERERERQQEREREREREREREREREREREREKERERERQREREVHRFSTLSHPPQTSMDIHETWPKPANRLSHQGSGGGGGLYSTLEGHTGVGAGVGGGSRKCPNPNPNPTPNTNSNHPNPRAVRNQILRDRASQLADERSGMSTDEESQEVMRGRYWSRTERREHLLLAREQKQQQQQARGQQAYTRPGANGGSGSLREAGVNTRGGAMGGGGRGVIQEEEAMSGGGGSLGDGRCNTVLELSQRKLSRLQNRKLFDDWTTVEELLTHGTRLGTRDEMSLCPSSLLTVTTV